From the Oleiharenicola lentus genome, one window contains:
- a CDS encoding ABC transporter permease, translating to MSPTLRIAFRFLTAKKRAMLMSLSCIVLGVGLFVVTQATTSGFEEFFIKTILGNDGAIRVEDRMQDTIRSREAGGPDGGSTFQIQQKEGRKYIEGIEEPKQIIKALREFQNVRGVSEVITGSAVLASSFKSETVKLFGIDIDNHITVSELGKQIVQGELNNFRTKAAGALIGKEVADRLQLGVGDSFLLESAGQLRRYSVSAVFQTGVSDIDKTRIYLHLPEARSQLKKPTGATFIQVSVYDRDRADEDALQMEEVLKHGVREWQRREKTWLETFRALRLSSAITVSMFSLIAGLAMFNTLAMIVMEKTKEIAILRSMGYTREDISQIFLWQATIVLAIGSMVGCILGAGGTFAVSRIPLNITGIFRTNTFIVSWSAWHYVAAVLTAVAMVMVASLIPARRAARLEPGDIIRGTST from the coding sequence TTGTCCCCGACCCTGCGCATCGCCTTCCGATTCCTCACGGCCAAGAAACGGGCCATGCTGATGAGTCTTTCGTGCATCGTGCTGGGCGTCGGCCTGTTCGTTGTCACGCAGGCGACCACGAGCGGCTTCGAGGAGTTTTTCATCAAGACGATCCTGGGCAACGACGGTGCCATCCGGGTGGAGGACCGCATGCAGGACACCATCCGCTCCCGCGAGGCAGGGGGCCCCGACGGCGGCAGCACCTTCCAGATCCAGCAGAAAGAGGGGCGGAAATACATCGAGGGCATTGAGGAGCCGAAGCAGATCATCAAGGCGCTGCGGGAATTCCAGAATGTCCGGGGCGTTTCCGAGGTGATCACCGGCTCGGCCGTGCTGGCGAGCTCGTTCAAGAGCGAAACGGTGAAGCTCTTCGGCATCGACATCGACAACCACATCACGGTCTCGGAACTCGGAAAACAGATCGTGCAGGGCGAGTTGAACAATTTTCGCACCAAGGCCGCGGGGGCCCTCATCGGCAAGGAAGTCGCCGACCGGCTGCAACTCGGGGTGGGGGACTCCTTTCTCCTCGAATCCGCCGGCCAGCTCCGCCGCTACAGCGTCTCGGCGGTTTTCCAGACCGGCGTCAGCGACATCGACAAGACGCGGATCTATCTGCACCTGCCCGAGGCGCGCTCGCAGCTGAAGAAACCGACCGGGGCTACCTTCATCCAGGTCAGCGTCTATGATCGCGACCGGGCGGACGAGGACGCCCTCCAGATGGAAGAGGTGCTGAAACACGGGGTGCGGGAATGGCAGCGCCGCGAAAAAACCTGGCTGGAGACCTTCCGCGCCTTGCGTCTGTCGTCGGCCATCACCGTCTCCATGTTTTCGCTCATCGCGGGTCTGGCCATGTTCAATACGCTCGCGATGATTGTCATGGAGAAGACCAAGGAAATCGCGATCCTCCGCTCGATGGGTTACACGCGGGAGGATATCTCGCAGATTTTCCTCTGGCAGGCCACCATCGTCCTGGCGATCGGCTCCATGGTCGGCTGCATCCTGGGGGCGGGCGGCACGTTTGCGGTGTCGCGGATTCCGCTCAACATCACCGGCATTTTCCGGACCAACACCTTCATCGTGAGCTGGTCCGCGTGGCATTATGTGGCGGCGGTGCTCACCGCCGTGGCCATGGTCATGGTCGCCTCGCTCATCCCCGCCCGCCGCGCCGCGCGCCTCGAGCCGGGCGACATCATCCGGGGGACGTCCACATGA
- a CDS encoding four helix bundle protein: MKQPIKRFEDLEVWKESMQLAVQVYKAMEHSRDFGLKDQMQRAAVSVPSNVAEGYERSSNREFVQFLNYSKGSSGELRTQIYLAAKLGQLKQPVAGQLLEKSRKVSAMLHKYVQVRQKDF; the protein is encoded by the coding sequence ATGAAGCAGCCCATCAAACGTTTTGAAGACCTGGAAGTATGGAAGGAAAGCATGCAACTCGCGGTGCAAGTCTATAAAGCCATGGAGCATTCGCGGGATTTTGGCCTGAAAGATCAGATGCAGCGGGCGGCAGTGTCTGTTCCCTCCAATGTGGCGGAAGGTTACGAACGCAGTTCCAACCGTGAATTTGTGCAGTTTCTCAATTATTCGAAGGGATCGAGCGGCGAATTGCGCACCCAGATTTATTTGGCAGCCAAGCTCGGTCAGCTGAAGCAACCGGTGGCGGGTCAGCTGTTGGAAAAGAGCCGCAAAGTATCGGCCATGCTGCACAAATATGTGCAGGTTCGTCAAAAGGACTTCTGA
- a CDS encoding ABC transporter ATP-binding protein, with translation MSASHPDSSGLRPPLSGNPSGRIALRCEGLHRYLGQGEGRVHVLRGVSFEARAGNVTAIVGPSGCGKSTLLYLLGLLDQPDGGSIWIRDQLMSNSSDLDRTAARGEHIGFVFQFHFLMQEFSALDNVMMPMRKLGRLSEPEMAARARSLLTDVGLGEKTHRLATQLSGGEQQRVAIARALANQPAIILADEPTGNLDVKNSGLIFDLLTRLAKENGQAVVLVTHNPDIANRCDEIKPMRDGEFVR, from the coding sequence ATGTCGGCATCCCATCCAGATTCTTCCGGCCTCCGGCCTCCTCTCTCCGGCAATCCATCGGGGCGCATCGCCCTCCGTTGCGAAGGCCTGCACCGCTACCTCGGGCAAGGGGAGGGGCGGGTGCATGTCCTGCGCGGGGTCTCCTTCGAGGCGCGGGCCGGGAATGTCACCGCGATCGTCGGGCCTTCGGGCTGTGGCAAGAGCACGCTGCTGTACCTGCTCGGGCTGCTCGACCAGCCGGACGGCGGGTCGATCTGGATCCGGGACCAGCTGATGTCGAACAGCAGCGATCTCGACCGCACGGCCGCCCGCGGCGAACATATCGGGTTCGTGTTCCAGTTTCACTTCCTGATGCAGGAGTTCTCGGCGCTGGACAATGTCATGATGCCCATGCGCAAGCTCGGACGCCTGTCCGAGCCGGAGATGGCCGCCCGCGCCCGCAGTCTGCTCACCGATGTCGGCCTCGGCGAGAAAACCCACCGCCTCGCGACCCAGCTCTCCGGCGGCGAGCAGCAGCGCGTGGCCATCGCCCGCGCCTTGGCGAACCAGCCCGCCATCATCCTGGCCGACGAGCCGACCGGCAACCTGGACGTCAAGAACTCCGGCCTGATTTTCGATTTGCTCACCCGCCTCGCCAAGGAAAACGGCCAGGCGGTCGTGCTGGTGACCCACAACCCCGACATCGCGAACCGTTGCGACGAGATCAAGCCGATGCGCGACGGTGAGTTTGTGCGGTGA
- a CDS encoding cytochrome c3 family protein — translation MSKIFPKSANALPLQILIFLGILGGVAAAGITYYATPAYLRVGYAPVQPVPFDHSLHAGQLGLDCRYCHTSVEKSATSSVPAAQTCMNCHGTIKAQSPLLEPVRQSYQSGDPVPWVKIHAVPDYVYFNHSVHVARGVSCVECHGKVNEMKVVKQDQPHSMSWCLDCHRDPAARIRDPQDVFNLNSARLIDQGPEGLKKAQQFVEHAKIMPPQSCSGCHR, via the coding sequence ATGTCAAAGATCTTCCCGAAATCCGCCAACGCCCTGCCCCTGCAGATCCTGATTTTCCTCGGTATCCTGGGTGGTGTCGCGGCGGCAGGCATCACTTACTACGCCACCCCGGCTTACCTCCGCGTTGGTTATGCTCCGGTCCAGCCGGTGCCCTTCGACCACAGCCTGCACGCCGGCCAGCTTGGTCTCGACTGCCGTTACTGCCACACCTCGGTGGAGAAGTCCGCGACCTCGAGCGTTCCCGCGGCGCAGACCTGCATGAACTGCCACGGCACGATCAAGGCCCAGAGCCCGCTGCTCGAGCCCGTGCGCCAGAGCTACCAGAGCGGTGATCCGGTGCCATGGGTGAAGATCCACGCCGTGCCGGACTACGTTTATTTCAACCACTCCGTCCACGTCGCCCGCGGCGTCAGCTGCGTCGAGTGCCACGGCAAGGTGAACGAGATGAAAGTCGTGAAGCAGGACCAGCCGCACAGCATGAGCTGGTGCCTCGACTGCCACCGCGATCCGGCCGCCCGCATCCGCGACCCGCAGGATGTTTTCAACCTGAACTCCGCCCGCCTCATTGACCAAGGCCCCGAGGGGCTCAAGAAGGCCCAGCAATTTGTCGAACACGCCAAGATCATGCCCCCGCAGAGCTGCTCCGGCTGCCATCGCTGA
- a CDS encoding TAT-variant-translocated molybdopterin oxidoreductase — protein MKRKFDHSPAASLSNGAPTGPKYWRSLDELADTPGFREHMAREFPEGASELNGVDRRQFMRLMAASFALGGLGLAGCRRPEKHILPYGKSVEYTVPGLPLYFATAMPLRKTAIPLVAETHQGRPTKLEGNPSYLPHGGASSLLAQASVLDLYDPERASAHTAGTRTLNVADVNDLLAKIRSTYAGNGEGLAFLADESASPTRARLVAKLKKEFPRAIWAEYEPVQDEAPIAAAQAAFGKNVKPVYRFAKAKRIVSIDADFFHAEAGSLYYARDFAKGRRVSSKEDADKMNRLYVAESGFSLTGSMADHRLRLASNHMLAFAAALAGKVLGTSVFESLTKGLDIKAEWVEQCAKDLLAHKGESLVVAGAHQPAAVHVLAYAMNAFLGAPGKSVDFVAVEPSSASTIQALTTAIDAKSVKTLFILNGNPAYNAPADLDFGAKLKSVPQVIRYGYYQDETSALAGTHLAATHYLESWGDARTVDGTIVPVQPMIMPLFNGLNEVELLARLAGEAKPDAYEQVFTTRGGDRKAFEKFLHDGLAEGSAYKSVDVAFDPQRAGAVLSKVPAFAALSKDSLEVRFVTDHKMDDGRFANNGWLQECPDPMTKIAWDNAILISPRLAKDLGIVPGGSLLQVARKEEAEFTVGKENAFLGEVTVNGRKITGPLHIQPGLSNYTIVLPLGYGRTKTGHVGTGAGFDAYAIRTGDSMGFVTGATIRVTGERKLLANTQEHWSMEGRDIVREANLDEFKENPAFVTGIGMESHSPAIYGDLTPEAFAKLSREERAKITAERAGTTPRGQSLYETPDFAGENAKFDGLHQWGMSIDLNTCIGCNACVIACQAENNIPIVGRDQVQRGREMHWIRLDRYYSDGQADPTAFGVEGGNSVLPEDPQVSMQPMTCQHCELAPCETVCPVNATVHDEEGLNTMAYNRCIGTRYCANNCPYKVRRFNFFDFNKRATDSLYMGPLGHQKEMPELVKMVKNPDVTVRMRGVMEKCTYCVQRIQQAKIAQKRKTGLNGVPEIPDGTIKVACQQVCPVEAIEFGNVKDVNSAVSKLKAQERDYAVLGYLNVRPRTTYLGKLRNPNPHMPDYSQLPLSRVEYNRKNGHAEHGAGHGHADHGQQNGGTH, from the coding sequence ATGAAACGCAAATTTGACCATTCCCCTGCCGCGAGCCTGTCGAACGGCGCCCCCACCGGCCCGAAATACTGGCGCAGCCTCGACGAACTGGCCGACACGCCCGGCTTCCGCGAGCACATGGCCCGCGAGTTTCCCGAGGGCGCGTCCGAGCTGAACGGCGTCGATCGCCGCCAGTTCATGCGCCTCATGGCGGCCTCGTTCGCCCTGGGCGGTCTTGGTCTCGCCGGCTGCCGCCGTCCCGAAAAGCACATCCTGCCTTACGGCAAGTCGGTCGAATACACCGTCCCCGGCCTCCCGCTTTATTTCGCGACCGCGATGCCCCTGCGCAAGACGGCCATCCCGCTCGTCGCCGAGACCCATCAGGGCCGCCCGACCAAGCTGGAAGGCAATCCCAGCTACCTGCCGCACGGCGGCGCCAGCTCGCTCCTCGCCCAGGCTTCCGTCCTCGATCTCTACGACCCGGAGCGCGCCTCCGCCCACACGGCCGGCACCCGCACGCTCAACGTGGCCGATGTCAACGACCTCCTCGCGAAGATCCGCTCGACCTACGCCGGCAACGGTGAAGGGCTCGCCTTCCTGGCCGACGAATCCGCCTCGCCGACCCGTGCCCGCTTGGTGGCCAAGCTGAAGAAGGAATTTCCCCGCGCCATATGGGCCGAATACGAGCCCGTGCAGGACGAGGCTCCGATTGCCGCCGCGCAAGCTGCCTTCGGCAAGAACGTCAAGCCGGTCTATCGCTTCGCCAAGGCCAAGCGCATCGTCAGCATCGACGCCGATTTCTTCCACGCCGAGGCCGGTTCGCTCTATTACGCCCGCGATTTCGCCAAGGGCCGTCGCGTCTCCTCCAAGGAAGACGCCGACAAGATGAACCGCCTTTATGTGGCGGAGAGCGGTTTCTCGCTCACCGGCAGCATGGCCGACCACCGCCTGCGTCTCGCCAGCAACCACATGCTGGCCTTCGCCGCCGCCCTCGCGGGCAAGGTGCTGGGTACCTCCGTTTTCGAGTCGCTCACCAAGGGGCTCGACATCAAGGCCGAGTGGGTCGAGCAGTGCGCCAAGGACCTGCTGGCACACAAGGGCGAGAGCCTCGTGGTCGCCGGCGCCCATCAGCCCGCCGCCGTCCATGTGCTCGCTTATGCGATGAACGCGTTCCTCGGCGCCCCGGGCAAGTCCGTGGACTTCGTCGCCGTCGAGCCATCGTCCGCCTCCACGATCCAGGCCCTGACGACCGCCATCGACGCCAAGTCGGTCAAGACCCTCTTCATCCTCAACGGCAACCCGGCCTATAACGCGCCTGCCGATCTCGATTTCGGGGCGAAGCTGAAGTCCGTGCCGCAGGTCATCCGCTACGGTTACTATCAGGACGAGACCTCCGCGCTGGCCGGCACGCACCTGGCGGCCACCCATTACCTCGAGTCGTGGGGCGACGCCCGCACCGTGGACGGCACCATCGTGCCGGTGCAGCCGATGATCATGCCGCTCTTCAACGGCCTGAACGAGGTCGAGCTGCTGGCCCGCCTCGCCGGCGAAGCCAAACCCGACGCCTACGAGCAGGTCTTCACGACCCGCGGCGGCGACCGGAAGGCCTTCGAGAAATTCCTCCATGACGGTCTGGCCGAAGGTTCGGCCTACAAGTCCGTGGATGTCGCCTTCGATCCGCAGCGTGCCGGTGCCGTACTCTCCAAGGTTCCGGCCTTTGCCGCGCTCTCCAAGGACAGCCTCGAAGTCCGCTTCGTGACCGATCACAAGATGGATGACGGCCGCTTCGCCAACAACGGCTGGCTCCAGGAGTGCCCGGACCCGATGACCAAGATCGCCTGGGACAACGCGATCCTCATCAGCCCGCGCCTGGCCAAGGACCTTGGCATCGTGCCCGGTGGCAGTCTCCTGCAGGTTGCCCGCAAGGAAGAGGCGGAGTTCACGGTCGGCAAGGAGAACGCCTTCCTCGGCGAAGTCACCGTCAACGGCCGCAAGATCACCGGTCCGCTGCACATCCAGCCCGGTCTCTCGAATTACACCATCGTCCTCCCGCTCGGCTACGGCCGCACCAAGACCGGTCATGTCGGCACCGGCGCCGGCTTCGATGCCTATGCGATCCGCACCGGCGACAGCATGGGTTTTGTCACCGGTGCCACGATCCGCGTGACCGGCGAGCGCAAGCTCCTCGCCAACACGCAGGAGCACTGGTCCATGGAAGGCCGCGATATCGTGCGCGAGGCCAACCTCGACGAGTTCAAGGAGAACCCCGCTTTCGTGACCGGCATCGGCATGGAGTCGCATTCGCCCGCGATCTACGGCGACCTCACGCCCGAGGCTTTCGCCAAGCTGTCCCGTGAGGAGCGCGCCAAGATCACGGCCGAGCGCGCCGGCACCACGCCCCGCGGTCAGTCGCTTTACGAGACGCCCGACTTCGCCGGCGAGAACGCCAAGTTCGACGGCCTCCACCAGTGGGGCATGTCCATCGACCTCAACACCTGCATCGGCTGCAACGCCTGCGTGATCGCCTGCCAGGCGGAGAACAACATCCCGATCGTCGGCCGCGACCAGGTACAGCGCGGCCGTGAGATGCACTGGATCCGTCTCGACCGCTACTACTCCGACGGCCAGGCCGATCCGACGGCGTTTGGCGTCGAGGGGGGCAACTCCGTGCTGCCCGAAGACCCGCAGGTTTCGATGCAGCCCATGACCTGCCAGCATTGCGAGCTCGCGCCCTGCGAGACCGTGTGCCCGGTCAATGCGACGGTGCACGACGAGGAGGGCCTCAACACGATGGCCTACAACCGCTGCATCGGCACCCGCTATTGCGCGAACAACTGTCCCTACAAGGTTCGTCGCTTCAATTTCTTCGACTTCAACAAGCGCGCCACCGACTCGCTCTACATGGGCCCGCTCGGTCACCAGAAGGAGATGCCGGAACTGGTCAAGATGGTGAAAAATCCGGACGTCACCGTGCGCATGCGCGGCGTCATGGAAAAGTGCACCTACTGCGTCCAGCGCATCCAGCAGGCCAAGATCGCGCAGAAGCGGAAGACCGGCCTCAACGGCGTGCCCGAGATTCCCGACGGCACGATCAAGGTGGCCTGCCAGCAGGTTTGCCCGGTCGAGGCCATCGAGTTCGGCAACGTCAAGGACGTGAACAGCGCGGTCTCCAAGCTGAAGGCCCAGGAGCGCGACTACGCGGTCCTCGGCTACCTGAACGTCCGCCCGCGCACCACCTACCTCGGCAAGCTCCGCAACCCGAACCCGCACATGCCGGATTATTCCCAGCTCCCGCTCAGCCGCGTGGAGTATAACCGCAAGAACGGTCACGCCGAGCACGGCGCCGGCCATGGTCATGCCGACCATGGTCAGCAGAACGGAGGGACCCATTAA
- the nrfD gene encoding NrfD/PsrC family molybdoenzyme membrane anchor subunit: protein MASHASDHPAPAILSEVKPAVLARPVLVHHHRDFKWITDKICGIVEGTTPTWWWVCFVVASFVACFTIAGLIHLVATGVGVWGHANPVNWAWDIVNFVFWIGIGHAGTLISAILCLLRQKWRTSINRAAEAMTIFAVVCAAIFPVFHVGRIWFAVMPGYLFPFPNSNGIWQNFRSPLEWDVFAVSTYGTVSCLFWYIGLIPDLGTMRDRFTAAGKMMRARIYGFFAMGWRGSNRAWSNYEMAYLILAGISTPLVLSVHTIVSFDFAVSLIPGWHTTIFPPYFVAGAIFSGFGMVMTLMLPLRAVYRLEDLITQYHIDCMCKITLATGTMVGYAYSMEFFIAWYGANPYEGFAFINRAFGHYAWAYWIMIGCNVITPQFFWFKAVRENTALVWILSIFVNVGMWFERFVIIVTSLARDFLPSSWGYYSPSIVEIFTFFGTFGVFSVLFLLFIRFVPIMPMSEVKAVIPQADPHGEHKH, encoded by the coding sequence ATGGCCTCACACGCTTCTGATCATCCGGCTCCCGCCATCCTCTCCGAGGTCAAACCCGCGGTGCTCGCGCGCCCGGTGCTGGTGCATCATCACCGGGACTTCAAGTGGATCACCGACAAGATCTGCGGCATCGTCGAAGGCACCACGCCGACCTGGTGGTGGGTGTGCTTCGTGGTCGCCAGCTTCGTGGCCTGCTTCACGATCGCCGGCCTCATCCACCTCGTCGCCACGGGCGTCGGCGTGTGGGGTCATGCGAATCCGGTCAACTGGGCCTGGGACATCGTCAACTTCGTGTTCTGGATCGGTATCGGCCACGCCGGCACCCTGATCTCGGCCATTCTCTGCCTCCTCCGCCAGAAGTGGCGCACCTCGATCAACCGTGCGGCCGAGGCGATGACGATCTTCGCCGTGGTCTGCGCCGCGATCTTCCCGGTGTTCCACGTCGGCCGCATCTGGTTCGCGGTGATGCCCGGCTACCTGTTTCCGTTCCCCAACTCGAACGGCATCTGGCAGAACTTCCGCTCGCCGCTGGAGTGGGACGTGTTCGCGGTCTCGACCTACGGCACGGTGTCCTGCCTCTTTTGGTATATCGGCCTGATCCCCGACCTCGGCACGATGCGCGACCGTTTCACGGCCGCCGGCAAGATGATGCGGGCTCGCATCTACGGCTTCTTCGCCATGGGCTGGCGCGGCTCCAACCGCGCGTGGAGCAACTACGAGATGGCCTACCTGATCCTGGCCGGCATCTCGACCCCGCTCGTGCTCTCCGTGCACACGATCGTGTCGTTCGACTTCGCCGTCTCGCTGATCCCCGGCTGGCACACGACGATCTTCCCGCCTTACTTCGTGGCGGGCGCCATCTTCTCCGGCTTCGGCATGGTCATGACGCTCATGCTCCCGCTGCGCGCCGTTTACCGCCTGGAGGACCTGATCACGCAGTATCACATCGACTGCATGTGCAAGATCACCCTCGCGACCGGCACCATGGTGGGCTACGCCTACTCGATGGAGTTCTTCATCGCGTGGTATGGCGCGAATCCGTATGAAGGCTTCGCGTTCATCAACCGTGCGTTCGGCCACTACGCCTGGGCCTACTGGATCATGATCGGCTGCAACGTCATCACGCCGCAGTTCTTCTGGTTCAAGGCCGTCCGCGAGAACACCGCGCTGGTCTGGATCCTCTCGATCTTCGTCAACGTCGGCATGTGGTTCGAGCGCTTCGTGATCATCGTGACCTCGCTCGCCCGCGACTTCCTGCCGTCGAGCTGGGGCTACTACTCGCCCTCGATCGTGGAAATCTTCACGTTCTTCGGCACCTTCGGTGTCTTCTCCGTCCTCTTCCTGCTCTTCATCCGCTTCGTGCCCATCATGCCGATGTCCGAGGTGAAGGCGGTCATCCCGCAGGCCGACCCGCACGGCGAGCACAAGCACTGA
- a CDS encoding DUF3341 domain-containing protein — protein sequence MSKNYGIIAAFDTVPDVFHACEQVRDAGYSQWDTITSFPIHGLDAAMGMRRSRVPRFSLAGGITGFCTGMSFIWWAGAYEYPLIVGGKPYFSPMFAFPVSYELTILFTAFATIFGMFFLNKLPMHYHPVLKAPQFVRALDDRFYIVIESADPKFNATETRALLQRAGGKDIVEIEE from the coding sequence ATGAGCAAAAATTACGGAATCATCGCCGCTTTTGACACCGTGCCGGATGTCTTCCACGCCTGTGAACAGGTGCGGGATGCCGGCTACTCGCAGTGGGACACGATCACCTCGTTCCCCATCCACGGCCTCGATGCCGCCATGGGCATGCGCCGCTCCCGGGTGCCGCGGTTCTCGCTCGCGGGCGGCATCACCGGTTTCTGCACCGGCATGTCGTTCATCTGGTGGGCCGGCGCCTACGAATATCCGCTGATCGTGGGCGGCAAGCCCTACTTCAGCCCGATGTTCGCCTTCCCGGTGTCCTACGAGCTCACCATCCTGTTCACCGCCTTCGCCACTATCTTCGGCATGTTCTTCCTGAACAAACTGCCCATGCACTACCACCCCGTGCTGAAGGCCCCGCAGTTCGTCCGCGCGCTGGATGACCGCTTCTACATTGTGATCGAGTCCGCCGACCCGAAATTCAACGCCACCGAGACGCGCGCCCTGCTGCAGCGCGCCGGCGGCAAGGACATCGTCGAAATCGAGGAATAA
- a CDS encoding c-type cytochrome yields MRYAYYTLAFLVILTLSVMGYRGSLSTRPPVEIWPDMDHQAKYKPQAESKFFADGRADRPIPAGTVPFGRNSQESDDAYLRADDARYAGKHADGSFVRGFPAGLELNENFVRRGQNRYQIYCAPCHGALGDGNGITKSYGMVATPNYHEDRFRSMAEGEFFNTITNGKNTMLGYADKLSPDDRWAVIAYVRALQRAAHATIDDVPLEQRGGLK; encoded by the coding sequence ATGCGTTACGCCTACTACACCCTCGCGTTCCTCGTCATCCTGACCCTCTCGGTCATGGGCTACCGTGGCTCGCTCTCCACCCGTCCCCCGGTCGAAATCTGGCCCGACATGGACCACCAGGCCAAATACAAGCCGCAGGCGGAATCCAAGTTCTTCGCCGACGGCCGCGCCGACCGTCCGATCCCCGCCGGCACCGTGCCCTTCGGCCGCAACAGCCAGGAGTCCGACGACGCCTACCTGCGCGCCGACGACGCCCGTTACGCCGGCAAGCACGCCGACGGCTCGTTCGTCCGCGGCTTCCCCGCCGGCCTGGAGCTCAACGAGAACTTCGTGCGCCGCGGCCAGAACCGTTACCAGATCTACTGCGCTCCCTGCCACGGCGCACTCGGCGACGGCAACGGCATCACCAAGTCCTACGGCATGGTGGCCACCCCGAATTATCACGAGGACCGTTTCCGCTCGATGGCGGAAGGCGAGTTCTTCAACACGATCACCAACGGCAAGAACACCATGCTCGGTTATGCTGACAAACTCAGCCCCGACGACCGCTGGGCCGTGATCGCCTATGTGCGAGCCCTGCAACGCGCCGCCCACGCCACGATTGACGATGTCCCTCTCGAACAACGCGGAGGCCTGAAGTAA